A region of Prochlorococcus marinus subsp. pastoris str. CCMP1986 DNA encodes the following proteins:
- the coaE gene encoding dephospho-CoA kinase (Dephospho-CoA kinase (CoaE) performs the final step in coenzyme A biosynthesis.) yields MSIHPKLNNKQRRIGLTGGIASGKSTIAKYIKEYIDIPILDADQYSKDLIKPKSNCYKKVVAYFGPQIVDQHSSENEINRALLKKIIFENSIHRKWIQNLLHPLIKEKMIEKCNQFDKNKILLLVIPLLFEAKFGDICTEIWLVKCPKEVQKKRLMKRNIISENEAQKIINLQLNFEDKSKFADVILDNSDNKQLWKNTIKKLV; encoded by the coding sequence ATGAGCATCCACCCAAAATTAAACAATAAACAACGAAGAATAGGTCTTACTGGAGGTATTGCAAGTGGAAAATCTACAATAGCTAAATACATAAAAGAATATATAGACATTCCAATATTGGATGCAGATCAATATTCAAAAGATCTAATCAAGCCGAAAAGTAATTGCTATAAGAAAGTTGTCGCTTATTTTGGACCTCAAATAGTTGATCAGCATTCTTCAGAAAATGAAATAAACAGGGCATTATTAAAAAAAATTATTTTCGAAAATTCTATACATAGAAAATGGATTCAAAATCTTCTTCATCCATTAATAAAAGAAAAAATGATAGAAAAATGTAATCAATTTGATAAAAATAAAATTCTACTTTTAGTTATTCCTTTGCTGTTTGAAGCAAAATTTGGGGATATTTGTACAGAAATATGGTTAGTAAAATGCCCAAAAGAAGTCCAAAAGAAAAGACTTATGAAAAGAAATATAATCAGTGAAAATGAGGCTCAGAAAATTATAAATCTTCAATTAAATTTTGAAGATAAATCTAAATTTGCAGATGTAATTTTAGACAATTCAGATAATAAACAGTTATGGAAGAATACAATAAAAAAACTTGTCTAG
- the argJ gene encoding bifunctional glutamate N-acetyltransferase/amino-acid acetyltransferase ArgJ, whose protein sequence is MQLETNWSFVSDGEEKPDGFSFAGIAAGLKDSNKKDLALILAPENSICSGLFTQSIVRASCVDICEQRIKKSSGLIRAILINSGQANACTGDYGIQHTLFATKEVSQLLGINEEEVLMCSTGVIGIPIQIKNLIDNLPNLVKELKTNSLQNAAEAILTTDLVDKKITIETFIEGRKVKISGFAKGSGMIYPNMATMLAFLTCDVGVDKEEWDKMISIAVKKSFNAISVDGETSTNDAFIGINSGKKIDKKFLSKIQSGIDIVCQSLAKNIARDGEGANCLLEVLVEGAKSNSDAIKIAKSICNSSLVKTAINGCDPNWGRIISAAGNSGIDFKLDFLDLYIGDFQILKKGKLNKYDSKKVANYMQTRMNGKYLVEDIVSISLHLNSGSEKGTAWGCDLSKKYVEINSEYTT, encoded by the coding sequence ATTCAGCTTGAGACTAATTGGTCATTTGTGAGTGATGGTGAAGAAAAGCCTGATGGTTTTTCTTTTGCAGGGATCGCTGCAGGATTAAAGGATTCTAATAAGAAAGACTTGGCTTTAATATTAGCCCCAGAAAATAGCATTTGTAGTGGCTTGTTTACACAATCAATAGTTCGAGCATCCTGTGTAGATATTTGTGAACAAAGGATTAAAAAGTCTTCAGGTCTTATAAGAGCAATATTAATAAACTCCGGACAAGCAAATGCCTGTACAGGTGATTATGGTATTCAACATACTTTGTTTGCTACGAAGGAGGTCTCGCAATTATTAGGAATAAATGAAGAAGAAGTTTTAATGTGCTCAACTGGTGTAATTGGTATACCGATTCAAATAAAAAATTTAATTGATAATTTGCCTAATTTGGTCAAGGAGTTAAAAACAAATAGTTTACAGAATGCTGCAGAAGCTATTTTAACTACTGATTTAGTTGACAAAAAAATAACTATAGAAACATTTATTGAAGGAAGAAAGGTAAAGATATCTGGCTTCGCAAAAGGATCAGGAATGATTTATCCGAATATGGCTACTATGTTGGCTTTTCTTACATGTGATGTTGGTGTTGATAAAGAAGAATGGGACAAGATGATTTCTATTGCTGTTAAAAAGTCTTTTAATGCTATTTCCGTGGATGGAGAGACAAGTACTAATGATGCTTTTATAGGAATAAATTCAGGAAAAAAAATTGATAAGAAATTTTTATCAAAGATTCAATCAGGAATTGATATTGTATGCCAGAGCTTGGCAAAAAATATCGCTAGAGATGGAGAAGGCGCAAATTGTTTGCTAGAGGTTTTGGTTGAGGGAGCCAAGAGTAATTCAGATGCAATTAAAATAGCAAAATCTATATGTAATTCTTCACTGGTAAAAACTGCAATTAATGGGTGTGATCCAAATTGGGGCAGAATTATTTCAGCTGCTGGTAATTCTGGAATTGACTTTAAATTAGATTTCCTTGATTTATATATTGGAGACTTTCAGATTTTGAAAAAGGGTAAGTTGAATAAATATGATTCCAAAAAAGTTGCCAATTATATGCAAACAAGAATGAATGGTAAATATTTAGT